One Owenweeksia hongkongensis DSM 17368 genomic region harbors:
- a CDS encoding DUF4334 domain-containing protein, with amino-acid sequence MNIDIEKKVNKELLNELLSNKKGDVSDVIRIYDQLEPVSLDFMKGRWKGYEIETGHSLDGMLVPSGWYGKVFVSPEEVHPLVFFAKNKTQLYAVNPKNLPMDIAVPKNKVLGILMSLARPFVQTKKSGARLRMIEYRGKATATMAYDAKPINDHFVKIDENTVLGLMDKKGDSPNFPYAFVLERDDQTNFNLNF; translated from the coding sequence ATGAATATAGATATTGAAAAGAAAGTCAATAAAGAGCTTTTAAACGAGTTGCTTTCTAATAAAAAAGGAGACGTTTCAGATGTCATTAGAATTTATGATCAACTAGAGCCTGTAAGTTTGGATTTTATGAAAGGGCGCTGGAAAGGTTATGAAATTGAAACAGGCCATTCTCTAGACGGAATGTTGGTTCCTTCTGGCTGGTACGGAAAAGTATTTGTTTCTCCTGAAGAGGTACACCCTTTAGTTTTCTTTGCCAAAAACAAGACTCAATTATACGCTGTAAACCCGAAGAATCTTCCGATGGACATTGCTGTTCCGAAAAATAAAGTTTTAGGAATCTTAATGTCATTGGCCAGACCATTTGTGCAAACAAAAAAATCTGGCGCCAGACTAAGAATGATTGAATACAGAGGAAAAGCAACAGCAACAATGGCATATGATGCAAAACCAATAAATGACCATTTTGTGAAAATTGATGAGAATACGGTTTTAGGACTGATGGATAAAAAAGGTGATTCTCCCAATTTCCCTTATGCCTTTGTTTTGGAGCGAGACGATCAAACCAACTTTAACCTAAACTTTTAA
- a CDS encoding SDR family NAD(P)-dependent oxidoreductase, whose protein sequence is MDFKDKVVLISGGASGMGQLHATQMAQQGARVAILDVNKEGLEETAARSKNIHTYYCDVTNIDLVREVIRKVIADLGPIDRLFNCAAIMPAGLLKDLSAEHINRLMLINYTGMVNICQTVVPAMLKRNSGDVIIYGSTAGMLVTPKFGAYGATKSANNFYTKVLIEENKKSKVRILLVCPPAVNTPLLKQAEETDQPDIFNTAFFKKYLTSSPEDVVNAVEKSIKRGKKVCYPGSAKFTSFLNRFM, encoded by the coding sequence ATGGATTTTAAAGACAAAGTAGTCCTTATCTCTGGTGGAGCAAGCGGTATGGGTCAACTACACGCCACTCAAATGGCTCAGCAAGGTGCCCGAGTTGCCATCTTAGATGTAAACAAAGAAGGTTTGGAAGAAACTGCTGCTCGATCAAAAAACATTCACACCTATTATTGTGATGTAACCAATATTGATTTGGTAAGAGAAGTCATTCGCAAAGTCATTGCTGATTTAGGCCCTATTGATCGTTTATTTAATTGCGCTGCAATAATGCCAGCTGGATTATTGAAAGATTTAAGTGCAGAGCATATTAATAGGCTGATGCTTATCAACTATACCGGAATGGTGAATATCTGCCAAACGGTAGTGCCTGCTATGCTAAAAAGGAATAGTGGTGATGTAATTATTTATGGTTCTACTGCAGGCATGCTGGTTACACCAAAGTTTGGTGCTTACGGAGCTACTAAAAGTGCCAATAACTTTTACACTAAAGTGCTAATAGAGGAAAACAAAAAGTCCAAAGTCAGAATCCTACTTGTTTGCCCACCGGCTGTAAACACACCGCTATTAAAACAAGCTGAAGAAACAGATCAGCCCGATATATTTAACACGGCTTTCTTTAAAAAATATCTAACCTCTTCGCCCGAAGATGTAGTAAACGCAGTAGAGAAGAGTATTAAAAGAGGTAAGAAAGTGTGCTATCCTGGCTCGGCTAAATTCACATCATTCTTAAATAGGTTTATGTAA
- a CDS encoding SDR family NAD(P)-dependent oxidoreductase — MSQLENKVALVTGAGSGIGKAVATLYAKEGAKVIVNDINPENGQLVVDQIKSEGGEAFFIGGDVSKEEDVQNLIKNTVAKYGQLDIACNNAGIGGEQNLTGQYSVDSWNKVVAINLNGVFLNCKYQLEQMEKNGGGVIVNMASIHGMAAAPMSSAYTTTKHAVVGLTKNIGVEYAQKNIRCNAVGPGYIDTPLLSMASPEMLEALKAKHPMNRLGKAEEVAELVLFLSSEKSSFITGGYYLIDGGYTAV, encoded by the coding sequence ATGAGTCAGTTAGAAAATAAAGTAGCATTGGTAACAGGAGCTGGATCTGGAATAGGAAAAGCTGTAGCAACTTTGTATGCTAAAGAAGGCGCCAAAGTAATTGTAAATGACATTAACCCAGAAAACGGACAACTCGTTGTTGATCAAATAAAATCTGAAGGAGGAGAAGCTTTTTTTATTGGAGGCGATGTTTCTAAAGAGGAAGATGTTCAAAATTTGATTAAAAACACAGTAGCGAAATATGGCCAATTAGATATTGCTTGTAACAATGCTGGAATTGGGGGAGAACAGAATTTAACCGGTCAATATTCAGTAGATTCTTGGAATAAAGTAGTCGCTATTAATTTGAATGGCGTGTTTTTAAACTGCAAGTATCAGCTGGAACAGATGGAGAAAAATGGCGGAGGTGTTATTGTTAATATGGCTTCTATCCACGGAATGGCTGCTGCACCAATGTCGTCTGCATATACCACTACCAAACATGCAGTGGTGGGTTTAACAAAAAACATAGGTGTAGAATATGCACAAAAAAACATTCGTTGTAATGCTGTAGGACCAGGATACATTGATACTCCTCTATTAAGTATGGCCAGCCCTGAAATGCTGGAAGCCCTAAAAGCGAAACACCCCATGAATAGATTAGGTAAAGCTGAGGAAGTAGCAGAACTTGTTTTATTCTTAAGTTCTGAAAAATCGTCTTTTATAACAGGTGGCTATTATCTTATTGATGGTGGATATACAGCTGTTTAA
- a CDS encoding Crp/Fnr family transcriptional regulator, which produces MDVLQYIKKQYSHFNLTEHELSTLGKHITVTHYKRNDFFLREDNASLKMGLLISGTAYSYKMNDNGEEVVDSFFYPDQQEILFDYKSYFKGTSSNLNIKFQEEAVVSFFYIQDIKTLYDDFPRFLQFELLIIQQEFLYAIHRNEILHANTAEEKIKLLQEQMPKVFELFPYVQIASYLGIHRNTFRRVFSKH; this is translated from the coding sequence ATGGATGTATTACAATACATAAAGAAACAGTACAGTCACTTCAACCTTACAGAACATGAACTATCAACTTTAGGTAAGCACATTACAGTTACCCATTATAAGCGAAATGATTTCTTTTTAAGAGAAGATAATGCCAGTCTTAAAATGGGCTTATTAATTTCCGGAACCGCCTATTCATACAAAATGAATGACAACGGAGAGGAAGTGGTTGACAGCTTTTTTTATCCAGATCAACAAGAAATCCTATTTGACTACAAAAGCTATTTTAAAGGTACGAGCTCAAATCTCAACATTAAATTTCAAGAAGAAGCTGTAGTGTCTTTCTTCTATATTCAGGATATCAAAACCCTGTATGATGACTTCCCTCGTTTTTTACAGTTTGAATTATTAATCATTCAACAAGAGTTTCTATATGCCATACATAGAAATGAAATACTGCATGCAAACACTGCTGAAGAAAAAATAAAACTACTCCAGGAACAGATGCCCAAAGTTTTTGAATTGTTTCCTTATGTTCAAATCGCATCCTATTTAGGCATACATAGGAATACCTTCAGGCGCGTTTTCTCAAAACACTAG